The nucleotide sequence CCGGAGACGATCCAGGCGGTGGTTGCGCAGCTGGACGAACTGGTATCGAGATTCGAAGCGGAGTTGCAGAAGATCTGACAGACCCCTTCCCGGGAATCCTCGCACAGAGGATTGGGGCCGGCTGCAGGTTCAGCCGGCCCTTTTGTTTTGTAGAGCAAAAGCACGGGAGATAACGGCGAGGCGGACAAGACAGCGGGGGCGAACCGTGTGGTCCGCCCCCGCCGAATCACGAAGTCTGCTGCTTCGTCAACAACCGGGGACACAGGCCGCCGGAGCGGCGCCGCCGAGGAAGAGATAGTTGACGAGTGCGATGAGATCGGACAGATCAATGGCACAGGCGGCGTCACCGTTGACGTTAGCTTCGCCCGGGCAGACCGGGGCGGGTCCGCCGAGGAACAGGTAGTTGACCAGATAGATCAGATCGGACAGGTCGATCGCGCTGAGCGCGTCGTTGTTCACGTTGCCGGTCGGAGAGACACAGCAGCCGCCGGTATCACAGGAGTCACCGATGCCATCTATATCGGTGTCTTCCTGCAGCGGATTGAAGTTCAACGGGCAATTGTCGCAGGGCGAGCCCCAGCCGTCGGCATCGGGATCCGGGAACGGATCGTCGCTGACGCCGTTGCAGTTGTCATCGACCCCGTTGCATACGTCGGTGGCGCCCGGATTTATCGCGGCGGTTGCGTCGTTGCAGTCGGTGTTGTTGACTACGAAACCTACGTTGCATACGCCGACCGGGCTATATGTCCCGGGATCGAGAATGTCTCCGTAGGTGTCCAGGTCGAGATCAACATAACACATCACGGCGTCGACTCCGTTGCAGTCCTGATCGATGGCGTCGAACGGAATGTCGAATGCGGCCGGATTGATCCCTGCGTTGTTGTCGTCGCAGTCAAAATTGTTGGCGGAGAAGCCGGGCCCGCAGGTGCCGTTGAGGTTAATGGTCCCCGGATCCAGCATATCTCCGAATGTATCACTGTCGACGTCCTGATAGCAGAGCACCGCATCGACACCGTCGCAGTCCTGATCGATGCCATCGTTGGGAATCTCGGGGGCGCCGGGATACACGTTGGGATTGGTGTCGTCGCAGTCGCAGGCGGTCCCCGCCGGATCACCGTCACCGTTCGCCTGAGAAGGATTGAATACGGTCGGGCAGTTGTCGACGTCGTCGGGAATACCGTCGGCATCGGTGTCAGCCCGCTTCAGGCCGCTGAAGAAGATGTCCTGATCGGCAAAGTTGCGGCCGTCGTTCCAAACGAACGCGGGACCCTGCGCGAGATGAAAGTCGGTGCCGAGGTAGTCGCTGAACTTTTGTCCCAGCGAACCCGGTGTCAGCGAATTCGGGGGGAAGCCTCCTCCGAGTGATACCATGGCGTCGACCCAGGTGACACCGCAATCGGGAGATGTGGAGGCCCACACCTGCGTGAGGATATTGCCCGGGTCATTACGACGGTCATAGTAGGTTACTATGATCTCGCCCGTATTGGCATCCACCCGCATGTGAGGCGCCCACTGGTCGAGGCCGTTTCCAGCGGGATCCTGATTGATCCGTGTGGCGACCGACCAGGTGAGGCCGCCGTCAAAGCTGGCCGAGAAAAAGATGTCGGCATCGCCGGTAACCATGTCATCCCATGCGACGAACACGGCCCCCGGACATACCGGGTGAAGCTGGGTGGCGATGGTCACATGGTTGCAGGCGTCAATCCCCGGCGCAATTATCTGCGGAATCGGCGGGCCCGGAGCTACGGCCATAGGCCCGGCGCCGCCGGTGAGTGCTCCCCACGGCGCACCGAGTCCCGGGGCCGGGTTGGCGTCGACAAGCACGACTCCGGCCATGAGGTCTCGCATGGCGACATAGACTGCGCCCGGTCCGAGCAGCGGGTTGGGAGTATCAAGCACATCAAGCGCCCCGCGATGCGAACCCGGGGAGTTCGGATACACGGGTACCGGGCCGAACAGCGGAGTAAGGGGCGCAAAACCCGGATAGACCGGCGATGCACCGGGGCCAACCGTGTTGGTGGAGGTAGTCCAGAGCGTCCACACGTCACCGAGGTCATCATACGGATTGCCGTTGCCGTCGGCGTCGCCGCCGGTGGCGTCGGTGAACTCGGTCCAGAGAAGGTGGGTCTCGCCGGGGACGGGGGCCAGCGCGATGTCATCGGCTTCGACTACCGGAAAGTCGACCCATGTGACGCCGGGGACGTTAAAGGCGAAGGGCGCCCCGGGGACAAAGCCTGCACCGCCGCCCGGACTGATATTGGCCACGATTGCGTTTGCAACCGGCGCCCACGGCGGACCATTGCGCTGTGAAGAGACCATGAAGTACCCGCCTGCCGGTGGGATGGTTGCGGTGATCCAGGGATTCCACTCCTCCGTGAATCCCGGGTCAGGAGGCTTGATGCCATTGGTCCAGGTGCCGATGGCGCCGCCGGTCGGAGACCATGACCACCCTACCTGTGTGGGGGCGTTCGCTCCCGGGACCATAAACTCATTGAAGGTCGAGTAGACTTCGCCGTTGGCGAGTTCGCTAATGGCTACCGACGCATTGTTCTGATCCCGGCCGATGCCGAAGTTCGGATTGACATTGCTGTTCGGATACGGGGTGAACACGAAGATTGTATCCACCATGGCCGGGTGAACGCTGCAGTGGTAGGGGAACGGACCTGGACCATCGAGCGGAGTTATCACGATTTGGTAGGACATACCGGCAGTTCCCATCACTCCCGAGTCCCAGAATTTTCGCGACGTGAAGTCGGACGTAGTCGAGTGAACTCCCGCGACCAGCGTCCACTGCACCGTGTCGCCATAGGATACGGTGATGTTGGACGGCGTGAAGAAGAAGTTGCCGATGCTGATGTTGTGGATGGTCGCACCCGCCGGTTGCGACAAACAAAGGGAAAGCACCAGAACCACACCTAGTGCCCGTAAGCGTGGATTCATGAGATAGCCTCCTGACAGAAGTTTATGGATATGGTCGAATGACTGCTATACAATCCACACACGCATACGACGGAAGAGCCCCGATGGAAGACTGTGCAGTCAGCTTTCGTCGCTTCGAAATGCGTGTTAGAGAATCCGGGAGAGACACTTGCCTTCACCCCCAATAAGGGCCGTTTGACCCTTATTGTCAAGACAGAACTCGTCGCCTTTGGAAAAAGAGAGCCGGGGGGCCCATTATGGAGCCTCCCGGCTGAGTCATGAACGGCGATATACGTCTTTTATTCGCACGCGGGGGCGCACGCGGTCGGAGACGAACCGCCAAGGAATAAAAAGTTGACCAGGTAGATCAGGTCAGACAAATCAACATTACATGAGGTGTCGCCGTTTACGTTAGCGGCAGCCGCACACTGGGGCGCCGTACCTCCGAGGAACAGGAAATTCACGAGGTAAATCAGATCCGAGAGATCCACGGCGCCGCCGGTGTCGTTATTGATGTTTCCTGTTGAACCCAAACAGCAGGCGGCCGTGACATTCAGGGCCGGGGACCAGTCCGAGATCTCGCCGAATCGGTCATTGATGCGCACCCGAACCTGGTAGTCGCCGGCCAACTGGTAGGCATGTGACCGAGAGACGGTACCGGGTGCGAACGGTCCGGTCCAGCCGGTGGTGCCTCCGTCGCCGAAATCCCAATCGACCAGCAGGCTATCGTTGTCCGAGTCGGCGATCGTCGCCTGGAAGTTCTGCGCCGAGTTGAGCGGGCAGGCGGTCGGACCGGTCGGCGCGACCGGATCGTCGGGCGCGACATTCGCGGGCACACCGTTACCGATTTTGATTCGGACTTTCATTCGATAGTTGGCGATCCAATCGGTAGCGACGATCATATCCAGCGGAACGACGGATCTTGCACCGCACGCCTGCACGGCGGCGCGCATCGGGTCGGCGTTTGACGGACCGCCGACGACAACTTCATCGCCGCCGTCGAAGAAACAGGAGGGGTATCCCGCAAAATTGTAATCCAGATCCATGCGATCATAGGCCTTGGAGACCTTGTCGCAGATCATTGAAACGTAGTGCATATTGTACTTGTCGTGGAAAAACACTGAATCCAGCGCACGGCTGGCTTCCGGGCAACTCGGTCACCAGGTTGCCGATCCCTGCTCAATAAATACAGTGTGGGTGAAGCCGCCGTCAGTGGAGTTGCGGCCGACGGCGCCGGGCTCAGCGGCAGCGGCAGCATCGGCGTTGTGGGCGGTGAACCAGTACCCGTAGCCGGGATACGCATCGGCTGTGTATCCGGCGCTGTTGAACAGCGCGACGGTCGCCTGGATACTGTCTTCCTCAACCCCGGACCATCCGGCGGTCGTGGCGTTCCACTCCACGGTTCGTTTGTAGACGCCGTTATCGGGAACCACTATCGCTTCGACCAAACCCCAGTCGAGAAATCCAAAGCTGTAACGTTTCCCTTCGCTATCCCACCAGCGCGAGATCGGTTCCACGATGTAGACACGAATGGTGCCGGTGTAGTCGGCTCGCCCTACCTCATTAAATGAGGGGCTTTCGCCGGCAATGACCTGCTCGTAGACGCGTGCCTGGCGAACCACATTGAAGTCGCCGCCATAGGCGATCCCGGCAACCGCGAGGATCAGCGCGCACGCAACGTACCATCGGCTTTTTGTCAGTAGCTTCATGAAATGTCTCCCTGTGAAGCTGGTAAACGGACGTGTCGCTACTTTCTGCTATCGATCACATGGTCCGCCAAGGTCCGCGGACCAGACTATCGTCAACTACAGTCGGACGGTTACGCCGGTCGAAATCGAAAAATCTCGGTAGTCGTACACGTCAATCGATGAGGAGTTGTACGTGTGCGACAGGTGCAGCGACGGCTCGATGATATAGCCGCTGTGGGCTGCAATCGGCCACTGCACCTGGGCGAAGACGCGCCGCTGATCGTCGCGGCGCTCACGGGCGAACAATGTCGAGATAATGCGAACCATTCCCCCCATGAAGGGGTCAGGGCGCCACTCTCCTTCGACCGTCGTCAGGTAGTCTTTCGTCCAGTAACCGGCTCCGGCCGATACGATCAGGCGCGGTACAAGATACGTCTTGAGAGTGATGGAAACGGCGTTGCCTTCGTAACTCGACGCCCATGGCGAGAGAATGTTGGTCGAGTATCCGTACACGACGGCGCTGTCGGGCTGTTCGATGAATTCGCGGTAGGCATAGGTAACTGAGACGCCGGTGCGGGCGCCAACCGACCGAGACAGCCGTGGCGAGAAATACAGCGTGTTCAGATTACCTTCTTCGAGGACCTCGTACGAGCGGTCGGGCCGAATCCCTCCAGTACGGCGAGGAACATAATCAAGATTGCCGAGGGTCACACCGCCTTCGACATCGAGGGCAATCCGCCCCGGCAGCGCGGCGTTGATCCCCGCGAAGAAATCGCTGGTGACCCGGTCGCGGATGTCGTCGAGGCCATATGAGGTGGAGCTGTACGACACCCCCGTGCGAATGCGGGTCGCGCCATTCACGCGATAGGCGGCCGTCAGCATCGCGTCGTATTCACCGCTCGAGAACTCCGTCGAGGTGATGTCGGACATTTCCTCGCGATACTCGCGATCCCGATAGTGGCCGGTCAGATAGAGTTGGAACGGAGATTTCTCCGAGAGTGGCAGGAGCGTACCGCCAATTCCGTACATGATGTTTCCGAGGTCTCCGATCTGACCGTACATCGTGTGCTGGGCGATGAACTGGAGTTCAGCAAAAGACGCGGGGTGAAGTCCCACGTCGAGACTTGCAGTAGAGTAGGACGTTCCGCGGTCGGTGGAGTCTTTGATGAGGTTGCTGATGTTTCCGCCGGATAATCCGATCTCGATCTCCAGAGGCCCAAGTTCGGCCGAGCTGGTGCCACACATCACCAGTAACAGCGCAGCGAAGCATGCGACGAAGAGAACAGTACGCATCAGAAGCAGATCCCTCCAACGCATCGGCTGCCACCACCGCTGAGGTTGGTCCCCGGACCACTGTCGGCGTCAAAGGCACGATTAAGGTCAGACCGGCAGCTGTTGATGTCTCGAACGGCGAACTCCCGCAGTTTAAACCTCTGAAGGACGCTCAGGTGTTCTTCGACAACCGCCTGGGCGGTCAATCCAGCGAAAAACGACGCACCGGGATTATCGACCGCAATGATCTGGGGTGGTGGACGTTTTTCGGCGAGGTCGGGGATGCCATCGTTATCCGAGTCTTCGGCCATGTCATCAAATCCGTCGCCGTCGAGATCAACAAATACGGAGTCGGCGGCGAACGCCGGCATAGGAGGGGATAGCGACAGGAAGAGAAGTATCGGGCAAAGAGCCAGAAGTAGACGCATCACTGATTTCATACCCACAATCCCAACGCGCGGAGTACCGTACAATACTATAATGGACAAGTCAGCCTATGGTCTAAAGTATACCATACAAATTAAGTATTGCCAATGTTTTTTTGGATACATGGGGCGATTTGGCGACTATTTGGAGGGGGGAGCGTGGGGGGCGAGGTCGAAGATATGCCGGAGGTCGGACTCGAACCGACACGATGTTGCCATCGGGGGATTTTGAGTCCCCTGCGTCTACCAGTTTCACCACTCCGGCATTCAATCGGTAGGCTGACAATACTATAACAGGACGGGGGAGATGTCAATACTGATCTGCGGCGTAATCCTTCGACAGGCTGAGGGTGACGCGAGTGCTGCGCAGTGCGTATACTGCCGCGCTCAGAAATGCGTGCGCTCGTCGGTGGTGTCTTCGGGGATAAGGTCTTCGGCCCGCTGGCGAGGGACAT is from Candidatus Zixiibacteriota bacterium and encodes:
- a CDS encoding MopE-related protein, whose amino-acid sequence is MNPRLRALGVVLVLSLCLSQPAGATIHNISIGNFFFTPSNITVSYGDTVQWTLVAGVHSTTSDFTSRKFWDSGVMGTAGMSYQIVITPLDGPGPFPYHCSVHPAMVDTIFVFTPYPNSNVNPNFGIGRDQNNASVAISELANGEVYSTFNEFMVPGANAPTQVGWSWSPTGGAIGTWTNGIKPPDPGFTEEWNPWITATIPPAGGYFMVSSQRNGPPWAPVANAIVANISPGGGAGFVPGAPFAFNVPGVTWVDFPVVEADDIALAPVPGETHLLWTEFTDATGGDADGNGNPYDDLGDVWTLWTTSTNTVGPGASPVYPGFAPLTPLFGPVPVYPNSPGSHRGALDVLDTPNPLLGPGAVYVAMRDLMAGVVLVDANPAPGLGAPWGALTGGAGPMAVAPGPPIPQIIAPGIDACNHVTIATQLHPVCPGAVFVAWDDMVTGDADIFFSASFDGGLTWSVATRINQDPAGNGLDQWAPHMRVDANTGEIIVTYYDRRNDPGNILTQVWASTSPDCGVTWVDAMVSLGGGFPPNSLTPGSLGQKFSDYLGTDFHLAQGPAFVWNDGRNFADQDIFFSGLKRADTDADGIPDDVDNCPTVFNPSQANGDGDPAGTACDCDDTNPNVYPGAPEIPNDGIDQDCDGVDAVLCYQDVDSDTFGDMLDPGTINLNGTCGPGFSANNFDCDDNNAGINPAAFDIPFDAIDQDCNGVDAVMCYVDLDLDTYGDILDPGTYSPVGVCNVGFVVNNTDCNDATAAINPGATDVCNGVDDNCNGVSDDPFPDPDADGWGSPCDNCPLNFNPLQEDTDIDGIGDSCDTGGCCVSPTGNVNNDALSAIDLSDLIYLVNYLFLGGPAPVCPGEANVNGDAACAIDLSDLIALVNYLFLGGAAPAACVPGC
- a CDS encoding PKD domain-containing protein, with protein sequence MHYVSMICDKVSKAYDRMDLDYNFAGYPSCFFDGGDEVVVGGPSNADPMRAAVQACGARSVVPLDMIVATDWIANYRMKVRIKIGNGVPANVAPDDPVAPTGPTACPLNSAQNFQATIADSDNDSLLVDWDFGDGGTTGWTGPFAPGTVSRSHAYQLAGDYQVRVRINDRFGEISDWSPALNVTAACCLGSTGNINNDTGGAVDLSDLIYLVNFLFLGGTAPQCAAAANVNGDTSCNVDLSDLIYLVNFLFLGGSSPTACAPACE